The Mesorhizobium sp. NBSH29 genome has a segment encoding these proteins:
- a CDS encoding MerR family transcriptional regulator — MKLIKNGDISATTDKALETGDGFIRIGEMAKEFEVTLRALRFYEDKGLLSPKREGATRLYTRRDKARLKLILLGRKVGFSLRDVKQMIDLYDPQGTNTKQLRMTLEKSERQLIRLEKQRQSIDEAIGELSEGLSVVRDLLAQRQNAPIRAAG, encoded by the coding sequence ATGAAATTGATTAAAAACGGCGACATATCAGCGACAACCGACAAGGCATTGGAAACCGGCGACGGCTTTATCCGCATCGGTGAAATGGCCAAGGAATTCGAGGTCACTCTTCGGGCGTTGCGCTTCTACGAAGACAAGGGGCTGTTGAGCCCGAAACGCGAAGGCGCGACCCGGCTTTATACCCGTCGCGACAAGGCACGCCTGAAGCTCATCCTGCTTGGCCGCAAGGTTGGTTTTTCATTGCGCGACGTGAAGCAGATGATCGATCTTTATGATCCGCAGGGCACCAACACCAAGCAGTTGCGCATGACGCTTGAAAAGTCCGAACGCCAATTGATCCGCCTGGAAAAGCAGCGGCAGTCGATCGACGAGGCGATCGGCGAACTGAGCGAGGGCCTGTCGGTTGTGCGCGACCTTCTCGCGCAACGCCAGAACGCTCCCATCCGCGCTGCTGGCTGA
- the pdeM gene encoding ligase-associated DNA damage response endonuclease PdeM — protein sequence MNESAVQLARRPGEILIAGERALCNEHGVLYFPEFELLVVSDLHLEKGAAYARRGSMVPPYDTQATLLRLAAIIAHYDPRRVISLGDSFHDGKGAALMPEVFRLQLAALMAGREWFWVTGNHDPEPPVGLPGETVQELAVGALTFRHEPSRAPAAGEIAGHLHPCARIVQRGRSVRRRCFASDGSRLIMPAFGSLTGSLNVLDRAYAGLFQRSALMAYMLGAGRIYPIASAMLRPG from the coding sequence ATGAACGAAAGTGCTGTCCAACTGGCGAGGCGCCCCGGCGAAATCCTGATCGCCGGCGAACGCGCGCTCTGCAATGAGCACGGTGTACTCTATTTCCCGGAGTTCGAACTGCTTGTCGTGTCCGACCTGCATCTGGAGAAGGGCGCCGCCTATGCGCGGCGCGGCTCGATGGTGCCGCCTTATGATACCCAGGCGACCCTGCTGCGGTTGGCGGCTATCATTGCCCACTACGATCCACGCCGGGTGATTTCGCTGGGCGACAGTTTCCACGATGGCAAGGGTGCAGCCCTGATGCCGGAAGTCTTTCGTTTGCAACTCGCTGCCTTGATGGCGGGCCGCGAATGGTTCTGGGTCACCGGCAACCATGACCCCGAGCCGCCTGTGGGCCTGCCCGGCGAGACAGTCCAGGAACTGGCAGTCGGGGCCCTGACGTTCCGCCACGAGCCGTCGCGTGCGCCCGCTGCAGGCGAGATCGCCGGCCATCTGCATCCTTGTGCGCGCATCGTTCAGCGCGGGCGTTCGGTACGTCGCCGCTGCTTTGCCTCGGATGGAAGCCGGCTGATCATGCCGGCTTTCGGGTCCCTGACAGGCTCTCTGAATGTGCTCGACCGTGCCTATGCCGGTCTGTTTCAGCGCTCTGCCCTGATGGCATACATGTTGGGTGCAGGGCGCATTTATCCGATTGCCAGCGCCATGTTGAGACCGGGTTGA
- a CDS encoding SEL1-like repeat protein gives MNNRRSYLDSLNAGRQRRPYASLDDLNRSLETLEQRIGQTPEPVRQTRDTTPPRSGTPSSRPISERQYQALAHDMDRVRGQEDSIASVSKIAGELKGLREELRHQMTSGLKREFDSLRQDISRAYGAGQMTGVSSELGLELERIVNSVNALSERSDDKSVNLLRLELQQVRAALDPLAREETVRTADRRWDDFDRRWSDFEDRMEAGSGRHGNDPELIALNARLSQINDAVNNLPESLSLQSLEEKVRMLASAVEHFSHNDERGGHSAFAQIEERLDEISRAIVASSAIQPSAIDPQPFERIEARITSLARQLEELSDEKPNVEVINRLNLLSQRVDALANRAEMPEKAVERLAGQVTAIGAKLDSAPQATISNHVLQGIEQRFDALSDMLDRRQDDAVEMSQSLFRDLERRLDEVAVRLETRDASSGVDQTNIMDAIDQRFNDFARNLEARSSASSNEVIRGLEARLQDISGRLDQSAASVSGIDPELMRNLEAQVAGLSAHLSKPAAPMPEFEDIAPRLVDLEKTISGNRESLLSAARQAAEDAVRALSVSNDGSAASVGLANDVKALEVLTRRSDERNTKTFEAIHDTLLKIVDRLGSLETGPGLSSTPAASRKMAVDNAPSIETGEEMPHDAEAEDALSLSAMRGWDEPAVTRSPAEAAAAAAVAALNPDAEPIPQNGRAKRSMLGGLSRAFTRSQQAEVEPLAEAPPIDMAPSVDLDEPLDPKLANRPLEPGSGAPDLGAIMKRVRDERGQSSRGGELDAAKSDFIAAARRAAQAAAAEADMLKKNTESPSSPRRLKIGSLFGAKRKTLLLSATAIILALAGMQLSKAFLSDGGQGTLAGSDTIRSDVNLAAAPDVTSPGAENTLPISPTDGVRMIEATERSALETAAPEGSGLVSTVPLLASTASTATPASDDVVDDEPISATLPETEAIDTDANSTASTPPAAEAAAPVASAFTVPNEAGPVPLREAAEAGDPKALFEIGARYAEGRGTKANLSEAAGWYEKSAELGFAPAQYRIGNLYEKGTGVTRDVAKAKTWYQMAAAQGNASAMHNLAVLFAMGADGVADNDSAARWFSAAAELGVKDSQFNLGILAAKGVGVEQNLEASYKWFALVAKTGDRDAAAKRDEIAKSLRPEQLERARGATELWKPKPVAAETNTVEIPEAWQESAGKTASVDMKQVVKNIQRILNKNGYDAGGADGVMGAKTKSAIAKFQGDNGLPTSGAVDEKLVKLLLEKK, from the coding sequence ATGAACAACAGAAGATCCTACCTCGATTCTCTCAATGCCGGGCGGCAACGGCGGCCCTATGCCTCGCTTGATGATCTCAACCGCTCGCTGGAGACGCTGGAGCAGCGCATCGGCCAGACGCCCGAGCCTGTACGGCAGACACGCGACACAACGCCCCCGCGTAGCGGAACCCCATCAAGCCGTCCCATTTCCGAGCGGCAATATCAGGCGCTGGCGCACGACATGGACCGCGTCCGCGGACAGGAAGACAGCATCGCCTCAGTCAGCAAGATTGCGGGAGAACTGAAAGGGCTGCGCGAGGAACTGCGCCACCAGATGACATCGGGCCTGAAGCGGGAATTCGACAGCCTGCGCCAGGATATTAGCCGCGCTTATGGCGCCGGGCAGATGACCGGTGTGAGCAGCGAGCTTGGTCTGGAACTGGAACGCATCGTCAATTCGGTGAACGCGCTTTCCGAGCGCAGCGATGACAAGAGCGTCAATCTTCTGCGGCTTGAATTGCAGCAGGTTCGCGCTGCACTCGATCCGCTGGCGCGTGAGGAGACGGTCCGCACGGCTGACCGGCGCTGGGATGATTTTGACCGCCGCTGGAGTGATTTCGAAGACCGCATGGAAGCTGGGTCGGGCCGCCATGGCAACGATCCTGAATTGATCGCACTTAACGCACGTCTGAGCCAGATCAACGATGCAGTGAACAATCTTCCTGAATCGCTGTCGCTACAGTCGCTGGAAGAAAAAGTGCGCATGCTTGCAAGCGCGGTCGAACATTTCAGCCACAATGATGAACGCGGCGGGCACAGCGCCTTTGCCCAGATTGAGGAGCGTCTCGACGAAATTTCGAGAGCCATCGTCGCATCTTCCGCGATCCAGCCAAGCGCCATCGACCCACAGCCTTTTGAGCGCATCGAGGCACGCATCACCTCGCTTGCCCGCCAATTGGAAGAGCTTTCCGACGAAAAGCCCAATGTAGAGGTCATCAACCGCCTCAACCTTTTGTCGCAGCGTGTCGACGCGTTGGCGAACCGGGCCGAAATGCCCGAGAAGGCCGTCGAGCGTCTCGCAGGTCAAGTCACGGCAATCGGTGCCAAGCTCGACAGCGCGCCCCAGGCAACGATTTCAAACCATGTGCTGCAAGGCATCGAACAGCGTTTTGATGCATTGTCGGATATGCTCGACCGGCGACAGGACGACGCTGTCGAAATGAGCCAGTCGCTTTTCCGTGATCTTGAGCGGCGGCTTGATGAGGTCGCCGTGCGCCTTGAAACGCGCGATGCCAGCAGCGGTGTCGACCAGACGAACATCATGGACGCTATCGATCAGCGCTTCAACGATTTTGCCCGCAACCTGGAAGCGCGTAGCAGCGCCTCCAGCAATGAGGTCATCCGTGGCCTTGAAGCACGGCTGCAGGATATTTCCGGTCGACTGGACCAATCCGCTGCAAGTGTCTCCGGAATTGATCCTGAGCTTATGCGTAACCTGGAAGCGCAGGTTGCGGGACTGTCGGCTCATCTGTCCAAGCCGGCAGCGCCCATGCCCGAGTTTGAAGACATCGCACCGCGCCTTGTCGACCTTGAAAAGACCATTTCGGGCAATCGCGAAAGCTTGCTTTCCGCAGCTCGCCAGGCAGCGGAAGATGCTGTGCGGGCACTGTCGGTTTCCAATGATGGTTCGGCCGCCTCAGTCGGGCTTGCCAATGATGTGAAGGCACTGGAGGTGCTGACGCGCCGCTCCGATGAACGCAACACCAAGACCTTCGAAGCCATCCACGACACTTTGCTGAAGATCGTTGACCGGTTGGGCTCACTGGAAACCGGCCCAGGGCTTTCCTCAACGCCTGCTGCAAGCAGGAAGATGGCGGTGGACAACGCGCCGTCCATCGAAACGGGCGAGGAAATGCCGCATGATGCGGAGGCCGAAGACGCGCTGTCGCTCTCCGCGATGCGTGGCTGGGACGAACCGGCGGTCACCCGGTCGCCGGCGGAGGCTGCGGCAGCTGCTGCCGTCGCCGCACTGAACCCGGATGCGGAACCCATACCGCAAAATGGTCGCGCGAAACGCTCGATGCTGGGGGGACTGTCGCGCGCATTCACGCGCAGTCAGCAGGCAGAGGTCGAACCGTTGGCGGAAGCGCCGCCCATTGACATGGCACCCAGTGTCGACCTCGACGAGCCACTTGATCCCAAGCTCGCCAACCGCCCGCTGGAGCCCGGCTCTGGCGCTCCGGATCTCGGCGCGATCATGAAGCGCGTGCGCGACGAGCGCGGCCAGTCTTCACGGGGCGGCGAACTCGATGCTGCCAAGTCCGATTTTATCGCCGCAGCCCGCCGCGCCGCACAGGCTGCTGCGGCTGAAGCGGATATGCTCAAAAAGAATACTGAAAGCCCTAGCAGTCCCCGCCGACTGAAGATCGGCTCGCTTTTCGGAGCGAAGCGGAAAACTCTCCTGTTGTCAGCCACTGCAATCATCCTTGCGTTGGCGGGTATGCAGCTTAGCAAGGCTTTCCTGTCTGACGGCGGTCAGGGAACTCTGGCCGGATCAGACACGATCCGCAGTGATGTCAATCTCGCGGCAGCGCCTGATGTGACATCACCGGGTGCAGAGAACACTCTGCCGATCAGCCCGACCGACGGGGTTCGTATGATCGAAGCGACGGAACGTTCAGCGCTCGAGACCGCAGCCCCTGAAGGCAGTGGGTTGGTATCAACCGTTCCCCTGCTCGCGTCGACTGCCTCGACGGCTACTCCTGCTAGCGACGATGTTGTGGACGACGAGCCCATCAGCGCAACGCTGCCGGAAACCGAAGCGATCGACACCGACGCAAACTCAACAGCAAGCACGCCGCCAGCCGCTGAAGCTGCGGCGCCCGTTGCATCTGCATTCACGGTGCCGAACGAAGCCGGGCCAGTGCCATTGCGCGAAGCCGCAGAAGCAGGCGACCCGAAGGCGCTTTTTGAAATCGGCGCGCGGTATGCCGAGGGTCGCGGTACGAAGGCCAACCTGAGCGAAGCTGCGGGCTGGTACGAGAAATCGGCTGAGCTTGGCTTTGCCCCGGCGCAGTACCGTATCGGCAATCTTTACGAAAAAGGCACCGGCGTGACACGCGACGTTGCCAAGGCCAAGACCTGGTATCAGATGGCTGCTGCGCAGGGGAATGCCAGCGCGATGCACAATCTTGCAGTGCTGTTTGCGATGGGCGCCGACGGCGTCGCCGACAATGATTCTGCCGCTCGCTGGTTTTCTGCAGCCGCCGAACTCGGCGTCAAGGACAGCCAGTTCAACCTCGGCATTCTCGCCGCCAAGGGCGTCGGTGTAGAGCAGAACCTTGAGGCATCCTACAAATGGTTCGCTCTGGTTGCCAAAACCGGTGACCGCGATGCAGCCGCCAAGCGCGACGAGATTGCCAAGTCGCTGCGCCCCGAACAACTGGAGCGTGCCCGCGGGGCGACTGAACTCTGGAAGCCAAAGCCAGTGGCGGCGGAGACCAACACTGTCGAGATCCCCGAAGCATGGCAGGAGAGCGCCGGGAAGACCGCCAGCGTTGACATGAAGCAGGTGGTCAAGAACATCCAGCGCATCCTCAACAAGAATGGCTACGACGCCGGCGGTGCTGATGGAGTGATGGGCGCCAAAACCAAATCGGCAATCGCAAAGTTCCAGGGCGACAACGGGTTGCCAACGAGCGGCGCCGTCGATGAAAAGCTGGTCAAGCTGCTGCTGGAGAAAAAGTAA
- a CDS encoding TIGR02186 family protein, with amino-acid sequence MAGLYNSSAITFLSVFLALASAGLAFGQPVVADAESIEIGLSTDQVSITSNFNGADLTIFGALDNPDPLVSRQGRYDVIVVLEGPPRPVVVRRKDRVAGMWINTDAETFLNVPISYSVATTRAYQDMTDANNYRRLSLGATNIYMEPEDKEAPPATTKEFTEALRDRKKASGLYNERIGGVQFLSQTLFRATLSLAPNVPVGTHKARAFLFKNGLFIKETSAQFAIVKAGFEQSIYTASRDHGFLYGVFAIFLAILTGWLGRVVFRKD; translated from the coding sequence ATGGCAGGCCTGTACAACTCCAGCGCCATCACTTTTTTGAGCGTATTCCTGGCGCTGGCGAGCGCTGGATTGGCGTTCGGGCAGCCCGTTGTGGCGGATGCTGAAAGTATCGAGATCGGCCTTTCAACCGACCAGGTTTCCATCACTTCAAATTTCAACGGCGCCGACCTGACTATCTTTGGTGCGCTCGATAACCCTGACCCTCTGGTCAGCCGGCAGGGCCGTTACGATGTTATTGTCGTGCTGGAAGGGCCACCACGCCCCGTGGTGGTGCGCCGCAAGGACCGGGTTGCCGGAATGTGGATCAACACCGATGCCGAAACGTTCCTCAACGTGCCTATCTCCTATTCGGTGGCAACGACACGCGCCTACCAGGATATGACCGACGCCAATAATTACCGGCGCCTGTCGCTCGGGGCGACCAACATTTACATGGAGCCCGAGGACAAGGAAGCACCGCCGGCGACGACGAAGGAATTCACCGAGGCGCTGCGCGATCGCAAGAAGGCGAGCGGCCTTTACAATGAGCGCATCGGTGGCGTTCAGTTCCTGTCACAGACACTGTTTCGTGCCACACTGTCGCTCGCGCCAAATGTGCCGGTGGGCACCCATAAAGCGCGCGCTTTCCTGTTCAAGAATGGCCTTTTTATCAAGGAAACGTCGGCACAATTTGCCATCGTCAAGGCCGGTTTCGAGCAATCGATCTACACAGCCTCACGCGATCACGGTTTTCTCTACGGCGTGTTTGCGATCTTCCTGGCCATCCTCACGGGCTGGCTTGGCCGGGTAGTCTTCCGCAAGGACTGA
- a CDS encoding sulfite exporter TauE/SafE family protein, which produces MSIYLPIAEMSVNVFILLTMGAAVGFLSGMFGVGGGFLITPLLIFYNIPPAIAVATGANQVVASSFSGALSHFKRGTLDFKLGTVLLAGGIVGSTGGAFVFAFLRAIGQLDLFISLLYVALLGTVGALMLAESIRAIRRTRSGAAPTLKKSGQHNWIHKLPLKMRFRTSKLFVSVIPVLGLGAAIGFLAAIMGVGGGFIMVPALIYLLKVPTNVVVGTSLFQIIFVAAYTTVVHSTANQTVDIVLAFVLMVGGVAGAQYGAKAGQKLRGEQLRALLAALVLAVALRLAFDLFVRPGSLYSLTAGAGL; this is translated from the coding sequence GTGAGCATCTATCTCCCGATCGCTGAAATGTCGGTCAATGTCTTCATCCTGCTCACCATGGGAGCGGCGGTGGGATTTCTGTCGGGCATGTTCGGGGTGGGCGGCGGCTTCCTGATTACTCCTCTGCTGATCTTCTACAACATTCCGCCCGCTATCGCTGTAGCCACCGGCGCAAACCAGGTGGTGGCTTCGTCGTTTTCGGGTGCGCTGTCGCATTTCAAACGGGGCACGCTGGATTTCAAGCTCGGCACAGTGCTTCTGGCAGGAGGCATTGTCGGTTCCACCGGCGGCGCCTTTGTATTTGCGTTCTTACGCGCCATCGGCCAGCTCGACCTGTTCATCTCGCTGCTCTACGTCGCCTTGTTGGGAACGGTGGGTGCGTTGATGCTGGCGGAGAGTATCCGAGCCATACGGCGCACGCGCTCGGGCGCGGCCCCGACATTGAAAAAATCCGGCCAGCATAACTGGATCCACAAGCTGCCGCTGAAGATGCGGTTTCGTACCTCGAAACTGTTTGTCAGTGTTATCCCGGTGCTGGGTCTTGGCGCAGCAATTGGCTTTCTCGCCGCGATCATGGGTGTGGGCGGTGGCTTCATCATGGTGCCGGCGCTGATCTACCTGCTCAAGGTGCCCACAAACGTCGTGGTGGGAACCTCCCTGTTCCAGATCATTTTCGTGGCCGCTTACACCACTGTCGTGCACTCAACCGCCAACCAGACCGTCGATATCGTTCTGGCGTTCGTGCTGATGGTGGGCGGGGTCGCCGGCGCTCAATATGGCGCCAAGGCGGGCCAGAAATTGCGCGGGGAGCAGCTTCGCGCCCTTCTGGCGGCGCTGGTTCTGGCGGTGGCTCTGCGGCTTGCTTTTGACCTCTTCGTGCGACCGGGCAGCCTCTATTCGCTGACTGCGGGAGCCGGGCTCTAA